The DNA region AAAATGCGTTTTGTGTTTTCAAGAGTGAAGCGGCTTATGAGAGCACTGTTGGACCTCGATTGTTGTTATGGCTCTTGATAATCTTTCGGTGGCGCGGCAGCAGGTCATGAGCTATTGTGGATTTACACATTATGCATTTGAATTAATAGTACTTccacactgaaaaaaataaaataaaaattctAGCAGAGGTGGCCAGAGTACAGTGGCCACCCTATTGGCATGAGGATCATAGTTCAGTTTAATTCCAATTTGCATGAACCAATAGCAGATATCATATTTAGAATGCTTCACACAATGTAGGCTAAATCCTCCCAAAAGCACAGGTCTGGTGTATGTATTGCTATTCACTGTACAAAAGTAATTAAATAAAGAAAAACTATCAAATGCATCACTTTGGAAATAAAGGGAAATAAATTGTCTTAAAAatgagtaggcctatcagtCTATGTTACTAAACAACACTGTAGTAGGCCATTTGACATAATTTCCATAACTCATGGTGATAGAAACTTTCGACCATAAACTTTATAACCTTCTtcagctttcatttaaatcaccATCACTATTTGAATACCAAATAGCTTGAAGCTACAACTTCCCCTTAGCCTTCAGAGAGTTTTCTGGAAGAGTGGAAATGTggaaaaatacaacaaaaaagTTACAAAAAGGTAAGAATCCGATAAGATTCTTCATTATCAAATAACAAGTGTAAGGATTTTTTCTTATGGTATAACCATGAAATTAAACCCAGTaaggaaatatatatatatatatatatatatatatatatatatatacatatatatatatatatacgcacacacacactgaaaaaaatcATACTGTAGTAGGGGTGGCCAATGGGGTGGCCAGAGTTCATAGTACAGTGGCACCCTATTGGCCCCTGATAAccagtgttggtcatcttactttaaaaaagtaattagttaccgttacaaattaattctgccaaaaagtaattgagttagtaactcagttaccacactgtaaaaataattagttactcagcaaagtaactgacgtGAATTTTGATGTTCTATAACGCTATTAcgtcaaacatatttattatagcctaactgattgaagaataaaaacacaattattcggtacaattagtgggtggaagtcagaacgtgcgcatggcatccgcccacccagcccaggcccggggtggctatcgggagatgcgggaggattcccggtgggccgttaacgttttgggccggtctgattattgtgagcttaaatatattgtttctgacgatTTGCTGCGCTCTCgcggcacttcagcagccagggctgTGCGGTCGCGGAAGAtacgttcagtttcagtgaagtagccctgtgagaaactatagaaatcctacagacagagaaagtgcacatttacttgtCACTATTATGTCTATAAGCTATCGTGGCAAGTTCGCTACATATgtgcaaatgaaatggcttggatttggtgagtagcctattcaagtcttttttcccctcctgaagttggaagtgGGCCTATAATGAATTATATCTCcagattccactctgatgtaGTATCTTGGTAGATATGCCTAGTCTGTCAAGGGTGATGGCtaataaacatttatttattagctcagggggagggtattccatcctacatgatcctatccagtgaacgcgcttcattcagccaaattgtagtaacgcgacgctttaaattctcagtaacgataacggcgttgcaacgatgagaaaagtaaataattagattacttcgttactgacaaatgaacgccgttagtaacgccgttatacttaaacgccgttACTACCAACACTGCTGATAACTAAAGCAagcaataaaataaatgtatggcGCCACCCACATGTTGAATTCCTGTCATGAGAAAGATGACAGGCATATAAGGAGAGGGAGCAGGCCTACTTACAGCTCAGCTTGTGCACTGgtctaataaaaaaaacatatctgcATCAGTCATCAGACAACTGCTGAAGCAAAGGTTTGCAATCTCACTTGTTGTAAATGGAACTAGTTTTGTAATGTGAAGTGTTCTTATCATTTGACTGCTTATATcctgacaaaaaaataatttaaagtaAAGTGCGTTTCATTTTCATTCAACCTGTTAAAGTATAGCATCTTGTGTACTGTAAATAGCATGCTAATTGTTGCCATTGAACtgtatgttgttattgttgctttTGTGCTATTCATCTTTTCCACTTCAGAATATTTAAATTAGCAAAGATGTTTCTCTTCAGAATAGCAAAGACCTTCTTCCTTGTATGTACGATATATCATCCTAGCTCAGCAATATTCTACATTTACAGTGAAGCTACAGATGTAGAAACTACATTGGTTTTAGGCTTTATAATTGTGTTCTTTTAGAGTAGTTTTGAGACTCTCTGCAGTAACCAATGATGTCTTTAAATTGTTTCTTTGAATCAACCTTTGCGTTTAAACTCAGGATTCTCCCTCATAACGGCTGGCCCAGAGCCATAAAAAGAGAGTTGTGACACTCTGATGTcaccgccacacgatcaaaagttccaaaacacCTATGCTGAATGGCTGAACTGCAGGAGGGTGGGCTGTACTTCTGGATGTtggagggtgtaatcaattaactcattgactactgaccaagagatttgctgttaatagttccaaaactcccacAACTtggaagtagcctggaaaaaggACTGCCTTGGGAGTTCACTGAGTtctgggagtgtcgccactctgttttatctactgcTCTGGGCTGGCCCATTTACTTCACTCCGTCCATCTACTTAATTCTGCTGTGATTCCATGTTCCCATTTCTTCAGATGGCACAGCAAGACGCcagcactctggccaaaggCCACTTCGGGAAGGTCTACAAGAAGTGGTATAAGGGCCAGTGGGCTTGTGTTAAGAGGGTCCCTCAGGGCGTTATCAGCATGACAGatctagagagagagtgcaaagtGTATTGGTGAGTTCCGTGTGAGGGCAGGAGTTCATGGTGAATGGTGAGGTGGAGGTTGGTAGTCTGTGAAAGTCAacaatgagtgaatgaatagtGGCTACCCAgatagcacacacactggccctcatttatgaaacgtgcgtacgacctAGAACAGGCGTACGACAGGCGTACGCTTAATTCCACGCATATCAATTTGAACGTGACTGGTGGCTATGCTcgaatctcacgtctagtctcaagtcgtgtacgcaagttttatgcagcagtaaatcggcggtggTTTAGAAAGTTGAAGAGTTGAATACATGAaatatctcggacataacactcTTCCTGCACAAGTGTAGTCTATTTGCTATAATAGCCTATTATGTTGACACACTTGATGGCTTAGGATAGCAATATAGGAGATAATTACTTTCTCTGTGgtaaacgcaacattcatgaattatatatttgTTAATTATTTCAATGGGCAAATGGCAGtgtcgtatggttttgtaacgaatatatttatagtatgatgcgttctctctgcgaaaataaagtctgttgcgcttaaatcgctctagtttcccgccttccttgatgacacttctagctgtcaaaGTGAACAAGGTTCAGCTTGACGTCACTGTGGCTAGAGATCACAAATGATCtgttttggacgtataatgcatcttcatgtcgtaaattctaggggcgaggtcattaaaacgagcattataggggcgtgatatttaaatcacgcttgtttccagccgctattttttatcaacacacgtttgtTCTTACGCTGGTATTGGGGTGAtatgaaagtttgatgaatcacacatGAGCCCTGTCGTAAGATGTTTTCTGTGCTCAGATCAatgctggtttctacgctcggtgataaatgagggccaataaGCAGTAAGCCTgtcacgccctcccagtgacgtagcctaacaccttcggcattgctgtcgctggtctggccaactgctcatcaggcaggatttctgaattccgcaaaactgcggaactgccccctttggtcgagaaccaatcaactttgagcagcttcaacggctctgggtagaggcgtgttcaaggcagaggaaagagtgttgttattgtatGTTATTatatttgccctttgaaaataattttaaatatataggcctaggcctaattcatgaatgttgcgtttgccaaagagaaagtagtCATCGCCTATGgttgcacatgtacaggaaaggtgttctGTCCAAGATAGTCCATCACGTCTAGTCTCAAGTCGTGTACGCAAGTTttgtgcagcagtgcagcagtaaatcggcggtggATTAGAAAGTTGAAGAGTTGAATACATGGAATATCTCAACATCACACTTTTCCTGCACATGtatagcctatttgctgtaatgtagccaaatacagtatgttgacacatttgatggcttaggatagccatatacagtaggagatgattactttctctttggcaaacgcaacattcataaattatatattttttatttatttccaatTGGGCAAAAAGCAGTGTCTATGCTTTTGTGATGCATGTAATTATAGTATACAGGTGCGTTCTCTCTACGAGaatacgcttgtttccagccgccacatttatcaacacaggTTTATTCTTatgctggaattggagtgatacgaaagtttcaATGGACGTATCACTTCATTGGAGTGATACGTCAGTAACACGAGTATCATACGGAACTGGGCCAGTCTTGGCCCTTATTGGCACCAGATCAGTcaaattttggaccgatgtgcgtttggacgccggatcaggtccattatgcagatccgtgccggatgttGTGGTAggtgtggcccagttccgtctcagtgtagttttgctatctgggtagtgTTCTTCACAGACCAATTGGCAATACTTCGAGCTTAGGATAAGGATAATGTTTATAAATAAAGATATTGACATTGTTATGACATAGACTAGAAAGATAGTACAATTAGATAATTATACCTGTTGTGACATAGCACTGTAAAATTGCAGCAATGTACAGCATGAAAATGTGGTGAGGCTTCTGGGTGTCCCCTGGTTTGAGGATTTGAAATTTAACATTCCTCTGGAGTTCATCTCAGGGGAAGAGCTGGAGACAACAATCTTCTGCCCAGAGAAGTCTAAAATACAGGTTTGTATATGAGTGTTTGTGATCTTTAATTTGCTATTGCCAATCGGATTTTCttgtagatacagtacatgttcttGTAAAATATGTTCTGTTAAAAAACAATTCAAATGTGTCCTACAGTTGACCCCTATTGTCACAGCAACCATTATCAAGGGcatgtgtgcagggctgagtcATCTTCACAGTAAAGACATTGTGCACCAGGACATTAAACCTGACAACATCATGGTAAGAGTTGCACAATTCGGACAAGGAAATTAGAATCGAACTCTCAATTGAGATGTTTGCTCCACATCATGAAGTCATGGAATCATGTTCAAAGCTGTCTTTTTGCATTGTGACCTGCTTAAATACCTTCCTCTTCTACCTTAAGTATGTTCTAGCCCCAGCTCGCACCCATGGTATCTGACCTTACCCACATTACACAAAGATATTGCAGAGTGCCATTCTTTATAATTGTTTCTACTGCTGTTGTGTACTGTTACAGGTGGAACATGGAACAAACCGTGCCGTCATCATAGATCTAGGACTGGCTAAATTCTTCAAGGGTGGAATAACGTCGGCCCAGAACTTAGGCAATATTGCTTACTCCGCTCCTGAAATCCTGCTGCAGAATGGTGTGCGGGACAAGCGCTCAGACGTCTGGGCAATGGGCAAGGTCATCGCTGAGCTGGTCATCAGGCCCAGGAACAGACTACTTACTCACAACGTCACATTCAGGAAAATCAGGATAATTCTTCCTGAGCCTTACAGGGGAGCAGTGTCCAAAATGGTGTACAGCAATCCTGCTACTAGAGCCTGCATGCCGATAGTGGAGGCTGAGATTGCACAGGCTTTAGCTGGTACCATGATGCAACATAAGAAGGTTCAACGTGTGCCACTGGCAGCAGAATGGCCACAACGGGTTCTGGGACAGTCACCATTCGTTCTGGGACAGTCACAACAGGTTCTGGGACAGTCACCATTCGGTCTGGGACAGTCACCATTTGGTCTGGGACAGTCACCATTCGGTCTGGGACAGTCACAACAGGTTCTGGGACAGTCACCATTCGGTCTGGGACAGTCACAACAGGTTCTGGGACAGTCACCATTCGGTCTGGGACAGCCACGACGGGGTCTGGGACAGTCACCATTTGGTCTGGGACAGTCACCATTCGGTCTGGGACAGTCACAACAGGTTCTGGGACAGTCACCATTTGGTCTGGGACAGCCACAACAGGTTCTGGGACAGTCACCATTTGGTCTGGGACAGTCACCATTTGGTCTGAGACAGCCACAACGGTTCTAGGACAGTCAGAACAGGTTCTGCGACAGCCACAAAGGGTCCTGGGACAACGCCACCATCTGGCCAAGCAGGAAATATGGCAGAAATATATGGCAGAAATCTTTTTGATGGATTGATCTGAAGTGTTACAAAATATTGGATATCATGATTGTGATGATATTCATATGTGTAATTCATATGCATAGCATAGCGCCACCATGTGGCCAATCAGGAAATGTGCCAGAAATGTTCCATGCTTTGACTGCTTGATCTGAAATTTTATAAAGTATTATCAGGATGATAATTTTGTAATAATGTCCTATTACCGTGCCTGGCAAAGCACCACCAATTGACAAGAGAAGGAATGTGTTCCTCCTGCTACTTAGCACCCCCAGCCCCACCCCCCGGACTGAGCTACAAAAAcaccaccaacattgttgtgtggcaattaaagtttctattctattctattttcttCACTTATGTTGGATATCACAATCAGATTAGTCAGATTAGGTGTATATGATATCTAAGCACCCAATGTGCTTGTCAAGCGTAACGCCACCAGTTGACTAAAGTCAGAATAGTTTTTGGAATTTAGTTTAGATTTTGGTTTTATTTAATATAAATCTGATGATATCCACATGCCCAAACGGCTAACCTGGTCTAGTGCCACCAACTGACCAAACAGAAAATGTGCCAGACATTGACAACAGCTtggttaaagggaaactatatGCAGGTTTGgggatttcatcgccggttttgctttcgcttttcgttttggctcattttatgcttgcagatttctctgcagagcttcccctacagctttagcatgtatattttacaaaactcctcggtcagtctgccttttcatgagcatgattgcgaggctggagactttctgttaggAAGTGCCGGAAGTGCCACCACCCCGGTGGCACAAATCTTGCATGCATGGTTTTTCCGCTCgtaggcgctagggggaagcaagACATCGTCGtcattcaacccaaaataagtcaaataaccattacccattgactccgaagctgattagttaaggcaaattaagctaaaaaaaaaccttgcatagtttacctttgaTTGGTCTGAAACTATttagatcgccaccacgtggccagaccatgccattacatccctaagctaaatacataaacgcctccagAATCCCGatggaattacggatcactcccaaaatgtaatctttCTTGGGTCATCGAAATCCacccattactttttgagttctcttgctaacaaacagacaacacacagacagacagacagacatacaccggtccctgatgaaaacatatacctccttggtggaCGTAAATgatgcttgtcaactttcctgtatctcctatttgtgcaatttatatacACATATCTCCTCTTGCAGCTCttgtgtatataaatgagtgtgtgcatgtgagtttgcctttgtgtatgagtgtgtgtgtgtgtgtgtgtgtgtgtgtgtgtgtgtgtgtgtgtgtgcgcgtatgtgtgcgtgcattgcatatgtgtgtgtgtgtgcgtgtgtggaatctgtggatgtgtgtgtgagtgagtaagtgtgtgtcattcttaaccagcaacccttcgctcaatTCATGGgatcatcaggtccctttccacaggtgtataaaatcaatcACCTGGagtatcaatgcagactgcatggtgcttgattacagttttttacgattgtttacacactaaaatatttttttcacacaatttgcaaAGGAGTTAAACACCTCCAccgatttgcacaacattacacacaatgtctacttcaccctttttgcaaaacattacacacagtgatttgtacaactctacacacatttccacaccttagacacagataaggattgtgaggttacttccttgtcattacaaagccccagattgccaatgactacactacagtaatgaacgaattggataatcacatccaccaggtgtgtaagcacacatgtgcaaaattgaaaacgcagcactcaggtgtgctatacagtcttgttgcttttacagtagttgctcttcagagtcgaagtgtactttatgcagtagtttttgtttgtctacagattttatttgttcaattgatttcattgttggttgattactgtaactgattatggttagaaatactgtaagtattgaaagaaatacttgaaatattcagtctacagcagtcttcagtgttgtacagtgcaagtgcaagtttatagacctatttatgtacactttccctatgtcgaactaatcatgaagaatgttgtgggtttgtcactattttttggacatctaaatgatcccttacataacaatgtctgggcaaaaatctagcacatgctatttcctaatttttctttttacaaatgcgttttgcatttatcactgcagtgtgaaactggctgcaatagtgtctgatcattgaggactgtgtttgttaaatgacaactaatagcatttttacaaatatgtgtatatgttttgactgaagtgtgtatgttttgactgaagtgtgtttgttttgactgaagtgtttcattttgcaaagaatctaggaattatgcaaactgagtgtggcgtttggatacctgtgcttaaattttgttaaaaagaactcggtttgaaaaattgtgtgtaagcaattgaaaaaaactgtaatacacctgtggaaaggaacctgatgaaaccaatgaatagcaccatctgcaggccgatgggtgtacaatcactaaatatacacaaattgatttattttatagccccccatggatgaaattccacaaaacttagCATACTCCCGGAGGACggcaggttaatcatacacatgaaatttggtgcagttcataacatttcatctgaagataggggtgATTACAGCAATAGCCTATAATATTGCATTGTCATTTTTttccatgggggtgcaaatcacaaatgagtgTATAAGATAAGTTGATG from Sardina pilchardus chromosome 1, fSarPil1.1, whole genome shotgun sequence includes:
- the LOC134078511 gene encoding aurora kinase C-like isoform X1 gives rise to the protein MFPFLQMAQQDASTLAKGHFGKVYKKWYKGQWACVKRVPQGVISMTDLERECKVYCNVQHENVVRLLGVPWFEDLKFNIPLEFISGEELETTIFCPEKSKIQLTPIVTATIIKGMCAGLSHLHSKDIVHQDIKPDNIMVEHGTNRAVIIDLGLAKFFKGGITSAQNLGNIAYSAPEILLQNGVRDKRSDVWAMGKVIAELVIRPRNRLLTHNVTFRKIRIILPEPYRGAVSKMVYSNPATRACMPIVEAEIAQALAGTMMQHKKVQRVPLAAEWPQRVLGQSPFVLGQSQQVLGQSPFGLGQSPFGLGQSPFGLGQSQQVLGQSPFGLGQSQQVLGQSPFGLGQPRRGLGQSPFGLGQSPFGLGQSQQVLGQSPFGLGQPQQVLGQSPFGLGQSPFGLRQPQRF
- the LOC134078511 gene encoding aurora kinase C-like isoform X2, with the translated sequence MAQQDASTLAKGHFGKVYKKWYKGQWACVKRVPQGVISMTDLERECKVYCNVQHENVVRLLGVPWFEDLKFNIPLEFISGEELETTIFCPEKSKIQLTPIVTATIIKGMCAGLSHLHSKDIVHQDIKPDNIMVEHGTNRAVIIDLGLAKFFKGGITSAQNLGNIAYSAPEILLQNGVRDKRSDVWAMGKVIAELVIRPRNRLLTHNVTFRKIRIILPEPYRGAVSKMVYSNPATRACMPIVEAEIAQALAGTMMQHKKVQRVPLAAEWPQRVLGQSPFVLGQSQQVLGQSPFGLGQSPFGLGQSPFGLGQSQQVLGQSPFGLGQSQQVLGQSPFGLGQPRRGLGQSPFGLGQSPFGLGQSQQVLGQSPFGLGQPQQVLGQSPFGLGQSPFGLRQPQRF